A stretch of Aureispira sp. CCB-E DNA encodes these proteins:
- a CDS encoding L,D-transpeptidase family protein, whose protein sequence is MNPILLLFSFILLTTACNNPSSPRPQTVSSSPLLLLQKQQIDSTNFELFLRAFKKEQILEVWAKEKLGQQFKKIQTYSFCTSSGLLGPKRQEGDRQIPEGCYWIDRFNPNSKFHLSLGLNYPNDSDRKLGHAQYPGGDIFIHGGCASIGCIPITNRKIEELYALTSEAQRLGQTKIQVHIFPSNKMKSLINNATQHMVFWQNLYPIFDYFETKHTLPKVWIKPNGTYAIAN, encoded by the coding sequence ATGAATCCTATATTGCTCTTATTTTCCTTTATTTTACTAACAACAGCTTGTAATAACCCTTCTTCTCCTAGACCTCAAACGGTCTCCTCTAGTCCGTTACTTTTATTACAAAAACAACAAATTGACTCTACCAATTTTGAACTGTTTTTAAGAGCATTTAAAAAAGAGCAAATCTTAGAAGTTTGGGCAAAAGAGAAACTTGGGCAGCAATTTAAAAAAATACAAACGTATTCTTTTTGTACTTCTTCGGGCTTATTGGGACCTAAACGCCAGGAAGGAGATCGGCAAATTCCTGAAGGGTGTTACTGGATCGATCGCTTTAATCCCAATAGTAAATTTCATTTATCACTCGGTTTAAATTACCCAAATGATTCTGATCGAAAATTGGGGCATGCTCAATATCCTGGCGGTGATATTTTCATTCATGGCGGTTGTGCTAGTATTGGTTGTATTCCCATTACCAATAGAAAAATAGAAGAACTCTATGCTTTAACCTCCGAAGCACAACGCTTGGGGCAAACAAAAATTCAAGTCCATATTTTCCCATCCAACAAAATGAAGTCGTTGATTAATAATGCCACCCAACATATGGTATTTTGGCAAAATTTATATCCTATTTTTGATTACTTTGAAACCAAACATACCCTACCTAAAGTTTGGATAAAACCTAATGGCACTTATGCTATTGCAAACTAA
- a CDS encoding YbjQ family protein: MILSTTEIIPQRQIRQIVGLVRGNIAFARNKSRNTWVDLANLMGGEIEDFSLIQAHAREEALNKMIQAAQKLKADAIIGLRFSSTTIEGVSEILAYGTAVQLYEIE, encoded by the coding sequence ATGATCTTATCAACAACTGAAATCATCCCGCAAAGACAAATTCGTCAAATTGTTGGACTGGTACGAGGTAATATAGCTTTTGCTAGAAACAAAAGTCGAAATACTTGGGTTGATTTAGCCAATCTAATGGGAGGGGAAATAGAAGATTTTTCTTTGATTCAAGCTCATGCAAGAGAGGAAGCTTTAAATAAAATGATTCAAGCCGCCCAAAAACTAAAAGCAGATGCTATCATTGGGCTTCGTTTTTCTAGTACAACGATAGAAGGCGTCTCTGAAATTTTGGCTTATGGGACTGCAGTGCAATTATACGAAATTGAATAA
- a CDS encoding 6-carboxytetrahydropterin synthase, with protein MIIYLTRRENFNAAHQLWVHEWSEEKNFQVFGKCANKNFHGHNYDLMVTIKGKPDPVTGFIMDAKKLSTIIKKEVCDILDHSNLNMDPNFLPKGTPPTTENLVYYIWKQIEPHLDANCRMHCVKLYETRNIWAEYYGEEDF; from the coding sequence ATGATTATTTATTTAACTCGTAGAGAGAATTTTAATGCTGCTCACCAATTGTGGGTACACGAATGGTCTGAAGAAAAAAACTTTCAAGTATTTGGCAAATGTGCCAATAAAAATTTTCATGGCCATAATTATGATTTAATGGTGACCATCAAAGGTAAACCTGATCCTGTGACGGGGTTTATTATGGATGCGAAGAAATTGAGTACAATTATTAAAAAAGAAGTTTGCGATATCTTAGATCATAGCAATCTAAACATGGACCCTAATTTCTTGCCGAAAGGAACACCGCCAACAACTGAAAACTTGGTGTATTATATCTGGAAACAGATAGAGCCTCATTTGGATGCCAACTGTCGAATGCATTGTGTGAAGTTGTATGAAACGCGCAATATCTGGGCAGAATACTATGGCGAAGAAGATTTTTAG
- a CDS encoding acyl-CoA reductase encodes MKLQERLALLVKLGAYIQQDTEARQYAIAYTERNNRWLTKENSRNALQNFATEFLTASALEAWIANYPSLKEERRSKKIGLVLAGNIPAVGFHDVLTTFIAGHQAMLKYSEKDQYLIPYMIDFMIKEDPRSAAYFKPVLRLKDFDAVIATGSNNSALYFEQYFSKYPNIIRKNRNSIAVLDGTETEEELLALGSDIFAYFGLGCRSVAKLYVPKEYDFFNFLSLMDQHYKTIMDHNKYKNNYDYNRSIYLLNNVPHLANDCLMLLEHESLLSRISSVHFEYYNNEEDLQAKLEGAKEQIQCIATKMNLPQKNTVLLGQAQKPALEDYADGVDTLQFLIEL; translated from the coding sequence ATGAAATTACAGGAGCGTTTGGCTTTATTGGTAAAATTAGGAGCTTATATACAGCAAGATACCGAAGCAAGACAATATGCAATTGCTTACACAGAACGAAATAATCGTTGGCTGACAAAGGAAAATTCACGAAATGCCTTGCAAAATTTTGCAACCGAATTTTTAACCGCATCGGCTTTAGAAGCTTGGATCGCTAACTATCCATCTTTGAAGGAAGAGAGAAGGTCTAAAAAAATTGGTCTGGTCTTGGCAGGTAATATTCCTGCAGTTGGTTTTCATGATGTATTAACAACGTTTATCGCAGGTCATCAAGCTATGCTCAAGTATTCTGAAAAAGATCAATACTTGATTCCATACATGATTGACTTTATGATAAAAGAAGATCCAAGAAGTGCTGCTTACTTTAAGCCTGTGTTGCGATTGAAAGATTTTGATGCGGTTATTGCTACTGGAAGTAATAATTCAGCCTTATACTTTGAGCAATATTTTAGCAAATATCCCAATATCATTCGAAAGAATAGAAATTCAATTGCCGTTCTGGATGGGACAGAAACAGAGGAAGAATTGTTGGCTTTGGGAAGCGATATTTTTGCCTATTTTGGCTTGGGGTGCCGTTCTGTTGCCAAACTATATGTACCCAAGGAATATGATTTTTTCAATTTCTTGAGCCTAATGGATCAGCATTATAAAACGATAATGGATCACAATAAATACAAAAATAATTACGATTACAATCGTTCTATTTATCTGTTGAATAATGTCCCTCATTTAGCCAATGATTGTTTGATGTTATTGGAACATGAAAGTTTGTTGTCTCGTATTTCTTCGGTACATTTTGAGTATTATAATAATGAAGAAGATCTACAAGCAAAATTGGAAGGAGCAAAGGAGCAAATACAATGTATTGCGACAAAAATGAACCTTCCACAAAAAAATACGGTTCTTTTAGGGCAAGCTCAAAAGCCTGCTTTGGAGGACTATGCAGATGGCGTTGATACGCTACAATTTTTAATAGAATTATAG
- a CDS encoding DUF2723 domain-containing protein, with the protein MKSFNRLSTITGWLMFAVAATVYMLTAEPTSSLWDCGEFISAAYKLEVVHPPGAPLFLMIGSIFGWIATLFSDDPSTIAYSLNVMSGLCTAFLVMFVCWSTIMLSKLAMVGRYDAPQEGGETLAILGSGVVAGLATTFATSVWFSAVEGEVYAMSSGFTGLVMWAAIKWYVTDHPKADRWLIFIAYMMGLSIGVHLLSLLAIPFLGVLFYFKKKELEDGDTNFSWKGAIIGFIGGFGALVAVQYFIIPRLPQMAAAVDFFFVNTLGTGLGMGVLFFIILLVGGIIATLRYAHQKKNYYLHLGTMMFAMILIGFSSYGMVVVRANAETAINMNNPSDPYSMLSYLNREQYGTRPLIYGPHFASERSGEYPKDKDVWRPVEKDGKMVYEIVDEKRDVGYKSSDMMFFPRLGHFDRAGEYMKWMSLGPSGKPTMANNIGFFFEYQLGYMYGRYFAWNFIGRQNALQGTDGKVTRGNWLSGIAPIDAMRLHSQSNLPKYIKEDKSRNTYYFLPFIFGLIGLIFHASKRSREAAALGVLFLMTGIAIIVFTNQPPREPRERDYVIVGSIFTFCMWMGMAVPYIYELLKDKIPGIGAAGLATVLVLTAPVIMGAENWDDHSRADQYGARDYAINFLESCAPNAIIFTYGDNDTYPLWYAQEVENIRPDVRVINFSLLAVDWYIDQLRRKINESPKIEMTIPKAAYRGKLRNYLPFQITQGERYINLHDVIKFVGSTPSNMNPQMLEQYASYIPARNVYLPVDKEKAIKNGAINESIPDSMILPAVKFKLKEGQFMMKDEIALMDIIATNAQRGWERPIYFAVTCRPEKIMGLKDYLMLEGMALRIVPYRTPSQSTTAILMGKVDTDLMYENMVGTEEQPGKFRWGNFDKKDFFINESYMPSVHSLQYGFVRLTDALIREGDKKRAEATVDKFFESFPHMNFPYEQSRMSLQGIRFYLVELKSEATEEKAKQHMDILAEALIDRLSFYNSLTSAADQKAFAGERNEMLGMIQQLMQFVSLTSDEAYKKEMLARLQPYAPQQQAPPTPPVK; encoded by the coding sequence ATGAAATCATTTAATAGACTCAGTACTATTACTGGATGGTTGATGTTTGCTGTTGCGGCAACAGTTTACATGTTAACGGCAGAACCAACCTCAAGTTTGTGGGATTGTGGAGAGTTTATCTCAGCAGCGTATAAATTAGAAGTTGTGCATCCTCCAGGGGCACCCTTATTCTTAATGATTGGATCCATTTTTGGATGGATAGCTACGTTATTTTCTGACGATCCTTCAACCATTGCTTATTCATTGAATGTGATGTCAGGACTTTGTACGGCATTCTTAGTTATGTTTGTCTGTTGGTCTACCATTATGCTGAGCAAATTAGCAATGGTAGGGCGTTATGATGCTCCGCAAGAAGGAGGAGAGACTTTAGCCATATTAGGTTCTGGAGTCGTAGCTGGTTTGGCAACTACTTTTGCCACTTCTGTTTGGTTCTCTGCGGTAGAAGGAGAGGTCTATGCGATGTCTTCTGGCTTTACAGGTTTGGTTATGTGGGCAGCTATTAAGTGGTATGTTACCGACCATCCGAAAGCAGATCGCTGGTTGATTTTTATAGCCTATATGATGGGCTTGTCTATCGGAGTGCATTTGCTGAGTTTGTTAGCCATTCCATTTTTGGGTGTTTTATTCTATTTCAAAAAGAAAGAATTGGAAGATGGAGACACGAATTTCTCTTGGAAAGGGGCTATTATTGGCTTTATAGGAGGTTTTGGTGCCTTGGTTGCCGTACAGTATTTTATCATACCTCGTTTGCCTCAAATGGCTGCCGCTGTTGATTTCTTCTTTGTCAATACCTTAGGTACAGGCTTGGGAATGGGTGTTTTGTTCTTTATCATCCTTTTGGTTGGAGGAATTATAGCAACCTTGCGTTACGCACATCAAAAAAAGAACTATTACCTACATTTAGGAACAATGATGTTTGCTATGATATTGATTGGATTCTCTTCTTATGGTATGGTTGTCGTTCGTGCCAATGCTGAGACCGCTATTAATATGAATAATCCAAGTGACCCATATAGTATGTTGTCGTACTTAAATCGCGAACAATATGGAACTCGTCCTTTGATTTATGGTCCTCATTTCGCATCTGAACGCAGTGGTGAATATCCTAAGGATAAAGATGTTTGGAGACCAGTAGAGAAAGATGGGAAAATGGTTTATGAGATTGTGGATGAAAAAAGAGATGTAGGGTATAAGTCAAGTGACATGATGTTTTTCCCTCGATTGGGACACTTTGACCGTGCAGGAGAATATATGAAATGGATGAGCCTTGGTCCTTCAGGAAAACCAACCATGGCCAATAATATCGGTTTCTTTTTTGAATACCAATTAGGGTATATGTATGGACGTTATTTTGCTTGGAACTTTATTGGTCGACAAAATGCGTTGCAAGGAACAGATGGTAAAGTGACTAGAGGAAACTGGTTGTCGGGTATAGCTCCTATTGATGCGATGCGTTTGCACAGCCAATCTAATTTGCCGAAATACATCAAAGAAGATAAATCGAGAAATACATATTACTTTTTGCCATTTATTTTTGGTTTAATTGGATTGATTTTTCATGCTTCAAAACGTTCAAGAGAAGCAGCCGCCTTGGGAGTGTTGTTCTTAATGACAGGAATTGCCATTATTGTCTTTACCAACCAACCGCCTAGAGAGCCTAGAGAGCGTGATTATGTAATTGTGGGATCTATCTTTACCTTCTGTATGTGGATGGGAATGGCTGTGCCATACATTTACGAGTTATTGAAAGACAAAATACCAGGAATAGGAGCAGCAGGTTTGGCAACTGTTTTGGTGTTAACAGCCCCTGTTATTATGGGAGCAGAAAACTGGGACGATCATTCTCGTGCCGACCAATATGGTGCTAGAGATTATGCCATCAACTTCTTGGAGTCTTGTGCGCCTAATGCCATTATATTTACCTATGGAGACAACGATACCTATCCATTGTGGTATGCTCAAGAGGTCGAAAATATTCGTCCTGATGTTCGTGTCATCAACTTTAGTTTATTGGCTGTGGACTGGTATATCGACCAGTTGCGTCGTAAAATTAACGAATCGCCAAAAATAGAAATGACCATACCTAAGGCAGCTTATAGAGGAAAACTCAGAAATTACTTGCCTTTCCAAATTACACAAGGAGAACGTTATATCAATTTGCACGATGTCATTAAATTTGTAGGTTCTACGCCAAGTAATATGAATCCACAAATGCTAGAGCAGTATGCTAGTTACATTCCTGCTAGAAATGTCTACCTTCCTGTTGATAAGGAAAAAGCAATTAAAAATGGAGCTATCAACGAGAGTATTCCTGATTCTATGATCTTGCCTGCTGTCAAGTTTAAATTGAAAGAAGGGCAGTTTATGATGAAAGATGAGATTGCTTTGATGGATATTATTGCGACCAATGCGCAACGTGGTTGGGAACGTCCTATTTATTTTGCGGTGACTTGTCGCCCAGAAAAAATTATGGGACTAAAAGATTACTTGATGTTAGAGGGAATGGCCTTACGTATCGTTCCTTATAGAACTCCAAGTCAATCAACAACCGCTATCTTGATGGGAAAAGTCGATACCGATTTAATGTATGAGAATATGGTAGGAACAGAGGAGCAACCAGGTAAGTTTAGATGGGGGAACTTTGATAAGAAAGACTTCTTTATCAATGAGAGTTATATGCCTTCTGTACATAGCTTGCAGTATGGATTTGTTCGCTTGACGGATGCTTTAATTAGAGAAGGAGACAAGAAACGTGCAGAAGCGACTGTAGACAAGTTCTTTGAGTCGTTCCCACATATGAACTTCCCATACGAACAAAGTAGAATGTCCTTGCAAGGAATTCGTTTCTATTTAGTAGAATTAAAGTCGGAAGCAACAGAGGAAAAAGCTAAACAACATATGGATATTTTGGCAGAAGCCTTGATTGATCGTTTATCGTTCTACAATAGTTTAACTTCTGCGGCAGATCAAAAAGCTTTTGCAGGAGAACGCAACGAAATGTTGGGAATGATTCAGCAGCTGATGCAGTTTGTCAGTTTGACTTCTGATGAAGCCTACAAAAAGGAAATGTTAGCGCGTTTGCAACCTTATGCTCCGCAACAACAAGCACCTCCAACACCTCCTGTTAAATAA
- a CDS encoding diphthine--ammonia ligase — MRAIMNWSGGKDSTLALYKTLAGGIPLHGLFTTISHQLRRITMHGIREELLDAQAAALELPLYKLELPPSDTMEVYNELMQTKMNVFKTAGVTHSIFGDIHLEDLKTYREVQLQKVGVKAFFPLWQLPVEAILTEFISLGFKAIVVCVNARYLDKSFVGRRLDMDFINDLPPNVDICGENGEFHSFVYDGPIFKRPVPIQLGEVVYKDYSNGKETLEYDTGFYFQDILLANTDG, encoded by the coding sequence ATGCGAGCAATTATGAATTGGAGTGGTGGAAAAGATTCTACCTTAGCACTCTACAAAACATTGGCAGGAGGCATTCCTCTACACGGTTTATTTACAACCATAAGTCATCAGTTGCGTCGAATAACCATGCATGGCATTCGAGAGGAATTGCTAGATGCTCAAGCAGCAGCTTTAGAGCTTCCCTTGTATAAGTTAGAATTACCTCCTTCGGATACGATGGAGGTTTACAATGAGTTGATGCAAACTAAAATGAATGTTTTTAAAACCGCAGGCGTGACTCATTCTATATTTGGGGACATTCATTTGGAGGATTTAAAGACGTATCGAGAAGTGCAACTCCAAAAAGTAGGTGTCAAGGCTTTTTTTCCACTGTGGCAATTGCCTGTAGAAGCAATTCTAACAGAATTTATTAGCCTTGGCTTCAAAGCAATTGTTGTTTGTGTCAATGCTAGGTACTTGGACAAGAGTTTTGTGGGAAGAAGACTAGATATGGATTTTATCAATGACCTGCCGCCCAATGTTGATATTTGTGGTGAGAATGGAGAGTTTCATAGCTTTGTATATGATGGACCTATTTTCAAACGACCTGTTCCAATACAATTAGGAGAAGTAGTTTATAAAGATTATTCTAATGGAAAAGAGACGCTAGAGTATGATACAGGGTTTTATTTTCAAGATATATTACTGGCTAATACAGATGGTTAA
- a CDS encoding UbiA family prenyltransferase encodes MLKQLLFYLKVSRPGLWFATLWLYLLPTSQMSTIVSTWEFWYGLFYVCFPLNFLVYGWNDIVDYETDALNPRKDSFWFGARGTKKDLDVLWQAIAISQLLFFPVLIGIGGWEVGLFLVLFIVINGLYNLPEKGLRSHPPLELLCQVGYLLVVPLSIWINNLEGLPWQTYVYLFLFAIQSHMMGEVMDIEPDKKTGRKTTGTILGIRNTKLLIITIVLLEVILLLVVYQEYIFGGILAMGLMWLLLDVFLLYKDKTYSVWEMKLFALMSNIVAIFSMAYVWWSGCLLQTAF; translated from the coding sequence ATGTTAAAACAACTCTTATTTTACTTAAAGGTATCCCGTCCTGGCCTTTGGTTTGCAACACTTTGGTTGTATTTGTTGCCAACGAGTCAAATGAGTACAATCGTAAGCACTTGGGAATTTTGGTACGGGCTTTTTTATGTCTGCTTTCCGCTCAATTTTCTGGTGTATGGTTGGAATGACATTGTTGATTATGAGACAGATGCTTTAAACCCTAGAAAAGATAGTTTTTGGTTTGGTGCTAGGGGGACAAAGAAAGATTTAGACGTTTTGTGGCAAGCGATTGCAATTAGTCAGCTCCTATTTTTTCCTGTATTGATTGGTATAGGAGGTTGGGAGGTTGGGTTATTTTTAGTCCTGTTTATTGTAATAAATGGTTTGTACAACCTGCCAGAAAAAGGTTTGAGGAGCCATCCTCCTTTAGAATTGTTGTGTCAAGTGGGATATTTATTAGTAGTTCCTTTGAGTATATGGATCAATAATTTAGAGGGTTTGCCTTGGCAAACCTATGTCTATTTATTTCTATTTGCAATACAATCTCATATGATGGGAGAAGTAATGGATATTGAGCCTGATAAAAAAACTGGACGAAAAACAACGGGAACAATTTTAGGCATTCGAAACACAAAATTACTTATTATAACTATTGTATTGTTAGAAGTTATTTTGCTGTTAGTTGTTTATCAAGAATATATTTTTGGAGGAATATTGGCAATGGGCTTAATGTGGTTGCTGTTGGATGTTTTTCTTTTATATAAAGACAAAACTTACTCCGTTTGGGAGATGAAATTATTTGCATTGATGTCCAATATAGTTGCTATATTTAGTATGGCCTATGTTTGGTGGTCGGGCTGTTTGTTACAAACGGCTTTTTAA
- the dnaA gene encoding chromosomal replication initiator protein DnaA, producing MSADHVQVWQNCLAKIKESVNAQSFSTWFEPIRPLRLDGSVLTIQVPNKFFYEWLEEHYVVVLKEAIQVEIGADAQLEYLIPKKTNIPKTPSFKKENLEANASKSGLKGGKIKNPFVIPGIQKLKIDSQLNPNYTFEHFIEGDCNRLARSAGLAIAKRPGKTAFNPLMIFGDVGLGKTHLAHAIGNEVATQFPEKAVLYVSSERFTNQFIEALRNNAISDFVKFYQMVDLLIVDDIQFLENKQKTQDIFFSIFNHLHQGGKQLILTSDRPPKEMAGIEERLISRFKWGLSADLQIPSLETRMAIIQMKMDNDGVDLPPNVLEFISYNVRTNVREMEGVLISIIAQAALNQRDIDIDLAKEVISKFVDNISSEVTVELIQKIVAEHYDLPVEKLKEKTRKRFVVRARQLSMYLAKQLSNKSLKHIGNAFGGRDHSTVIHACRSIESLLENDTRFKSEVSDISKRLKSTGL from the coding sequence ATGAGTGCAGATCATGTCCAAGTTTGGCAAAATTGTTTAGCAAAAATAAAGGAAAGTGTTAACGCACAAAGTTTCTCTACTTGGTTTGAGCCAATTAGACCGTTGCGCCTAGACGGTTCAGTTTTAACAATACAAGTTCCAAATAAATTTTTCTATGAATGGCTAGAAGAACACTATGTTGTTGTCTTAAAAGAAGCGATTCAAGTAGAAATTGGAGCAGATGCTCAATTGGAGTATTTGATTCCTAAAAAAACAAACATACCTAAAACACCCTCTTTTAAGAAAGAAAATCTAGAGGCAAATGCTTCTAAGAGTGGTTTGAAAGGTGGAAAAATTAAAAATCCTTTTGTAATACCTGGTATCCAAAAGTTAAAAATAGATTCTCAACTGAATCCTAACTACACCTTTGAGCATTTTATTGAAGGCGACTGCAACCGCTTGGCACGTTCCGCAGGCTTAGCGATTGCCAAGCGTCCAGGAAAAACCGCCTTTAATCCTTTGATGATTTTTGGCGATGTAGGTCTAGGAAAAACACATCTGGCACATGCAATTGGCAATGAGGTTGCGACACAATTTCCAGAAAAAGCAGTGTTGTACGTTTCTTCAGAGCGATTTACCAATCAATTTATTGAAGCGCTTCGAAACAACGCCATTAGTGATTTTGTGAAGTTCTATCAAATGGTCGATTTGTTGATCGTAGATGATATTCAGTTTTTGGAAAACAAACAAAAAACACAGGATATTTTCTTCTCTATTTTTAATCACTTGCATCAAGGAGGCAAGCAGTTGATTTTGACTTCCGATCGTCCACCAAAAGAAATGGCAGGCATCGAAGAACGTTTAATTTCTAGATTTAAATGGGGTTTGTCTGCGGATTTGCAAATTCCTTCCTTAGAAACTCGTATGGCAATCATCCAAATGAAAATGGATAACGATGGAGTTGATTTGCCTCCTAATGTACTCGAATTTATATCGTACAACGTGCGGACAAATGTTCGTGAAATGGAAGGGGTATTAATTTCTATTATTGCTCAGGCTGCTTTAAACCAACGAGATATTGATATTGATCTGGCAAAAGAAGTGATTAGTAAATTTGTTGACAACATATCCAGTGAGGTTACGGTTGAATTAATTCAAAAAATTGTAGCCGAACACTACGATTTGCCTGTTGAAAAATTAAAAGAAAAAACAAGAAAACGCTTTGTTGTTCGAGCCAGACAGTTGTCTATGTATTTGGCAAAACAATTGAGCAATAAGTCTTTGAAACACATTGGAAATGCTTTTGGAGGACGAGATCACAGTACTGTAATACATGCTTGCCGTTCTATCGAATCTTTATTGGAAAACGATACACGTTTCAAAAGTGAAGTATCTGATATCTCAAAACGCTTAAAATCAACAGGCTTGTAG
- a CDS encoding bifunctional UDP-sugar hydrolase/5'-nucleotidase, producing MYNRRSFLGKLGSLAVVAGSTSMMPSFLKAASFSSEEGRLHKLTILHTNDVHSRIEPFPMDGGKNEGRGGIAKRAALINKIRQEEEHVLLLDAGDMFQGTPYFNYFGGELEMKLMSKMGYDAGTIGNHDFDGGIDGLHKQLTTQANFPLVNCNYDFSDTIMNGHTKPYQIFQKGPIKVGVLGVGVELEGLVPSPLYKKTRYTDPIKKANHYANILKNEEKCDYVICLSHLGYMYKTNKVSDVVLATSTQNIDLIIGGHTHTFLDKPTIITVDNKETLITQVGWAGMVLGRLDVYFERNCQDKCIQCKNQSIG from the coding sequence ATGTATAATCGACGATCATTTTTAGGAAAATTGGGTTCTTTGGCAGTTGTAGCGGGTAGCACTAGTATGATGCCTAGCTTTTTAAAGGCTGCATCTTTTAGCAGCGAAGAAGGGCGATTGCATAAATTGACAATTTTACATACAAATGATGTACACAGCAGGATCGAACCCTTTCCAATGGATGGAGGAAAGAATGAGGGACGTGGAGGTATTGCCAAACGAGCAGCACTGATTAATAAAATTCGCCAAGAAGAAGAACATGTTTTGCTATTGGATGCGGGAGATATGTTTCAAGGCACTCCTTACTTCAATTATTTTGGCGGAGAGTTGGAGATGAAATTGATGAGCAAAATGGGCTATGATGCTGGCACAATAGGAAATCACGATTTTGATGGTGGAATTGATGGCTTGCACAAACAGTTGACTACTCAAGCTAATTTTCCATTGGTCAATTGTAATTACGACTTTTCAGACACGATTATGAATGGGCATACCAAGCCCTACCAAATTTTTCAAAAAGGACCTATAAAAGTTGGTGTACTGGGAGTTGGTGTAGAGCTAGAAGGATTGGTACCTAGTCCATTGTATAAAAAGACTAGATATACAGATCCCATAAAGAAGGCAAACCACTATGCTAACATCTTAAAAAATGAAGAAAAGTGTGATTATGTAATTTGTTTGTCGCATTTGGGGTATATGTATAAAACCAACAAAGTTTCAGATGTAGTACTGGCAACTAGTACTCAAAATATTGATTTGATCATAGGAGGACATACCCATACTTTTTTAGATAAACCTACGATTATAACGGTGGATAACAAAGAAACTTTGATTACCCAAGTAGGGTGGGCAGGAATGGTTTTAGGGCGATTGGACGTTTATTTTGAGCGGAATTGCCAAGACAAATGTATTCAATGTAAAAATCAATCGATTGGATAA